The Thermoplasmataceae archaeon genome has a segment encoding these proteins:
- a CDS encoding Mut7-C RNAse domain-containing protein, producing the protein MDQSEKFLVDGMLGKLCRWMRFMGYDTEYAGSEISDGDIIKKCLHNKRRLITMDIELSDRLEGTLLLRSFKLDDQIRTVLGRFPISAELAMTRCPECNGILEKKSKPTAGFIPAGVRSRFQEYMVCNNCGKTYWKGSHFDRITAKIAKLKGLKDENPS; encoded by the coding sequence GTCGACGGGATGCTCGGAAAATTGTGCCGATGGATGCGATTTATGGGCTATGACACAGAGTATGCCGGCAGTGAAATATCCGATGGCGATATAATCAAGAAATGCCTTCACAATAAACGCAGGCTTATAACGATGGATATTGAACTATCTGATCGATTGGAGGGAACACTTCTCCTGAGATCATTCAAATTGGATGATCAGATAAGAACTGTTCTCGGGAGGTTTCCCATCAGCGCGGAGTTAGCCATGACAAGGTGTCCTGAATGCAATGGTATACTGGAAAAGAAAAGTAAACCAACAGCAGGTTTCATTCCGGCAGGTGTGAGGTCAAGGTTCCAGGAATACATGGTTTGCAACAACTGTGGCAAGACATATTGGAAAGGATCGCACTTTGACAGGATAACCGCAAAGATCGCGAAATTGAAAGGTCTGAAAGATGAGAATCCTAGCTGA
- a CDS encoding mRNA surveillance protein pelota, translating to MRILADQKDEAWKTIYVEDIDDLWYLHNIFRPGDEIRMTVLRRMEKQDDLIRSKEQSRKPVNLTIRIESVEFQEFVDRLKILGTVVSDSEDLRGEHQSFLISPGTSFDLGKIEWNTEESKLIKEAQSHNFSQEYIFISLDDEQATLSLMRSYGIQVAGRIDSLKSGKYYESNYSEKTYLAEISSTLKPMLKKDSVILILGPGFTHDHLYSFLRADNDVGKYQIYNFSTSRSDQSAVYEFLTKPESDEIFSKSRLLKEGRLIEEFMRDLKLGEKAAYGYETVLKSIEAGAADKLMITEEEFRKERSRIVLDGATHSGCSIHIFSSETEAGRLVRSFGGYCAILRY from the coding sequence ATGAGAATCCTAGCTGATCAAAAGGATGAAGCGTGGAAAACCATATACGTCGAGGACATCGATGATCTGTGGTATCTTCACAATATTTTCCGCCCGGGAGATGAGATACGGATGACCGTCCTGAGGAGAATGGAAAAGCAGGACGATCTTATCAGATCCAAGGAACAGTCCAGAAAACCCGTAAATCTAACCATAAGGATAGAAAGTGTCGAGTTTCAGGAATTTGTGGATAGGTTAAAGATCCTGGGTACCGTTGTTTCGGATTCCGAAGATCTGCGTGGTGAACATCAATCTTTCCTCATATCCCCCGGAACTTCATTTGACCTAGGGAAGATAGAATGGAACACTGAGGAGTCAAAACTTATAAAGGAGGCTCAGTCACACAACTTCAGCCAGGAATACATATTCATCAGCCTAGACGATGAACAAGCTACGTTGTCTCTAATGCGAAGCTATGGAATACAGGTAGCTGGAAGGATAGACTCGCTTAAGTCCGGAAAGTACTATGAATCCAATTATTCAGAAAAAACATACCTTGCGGAAATTTCCTCCACCTTGAAACCCATGTTGAAAAAGGATTCAGTAATCCTGATTCTCGGTCCGGGGTTTACGCACGATCACCTCTATTCCTTCCTAAGGGCAGACAATGATGTCGGTAAATACCAGATCTACAATTTCTCGACCTCAAGGTCAGACCAGAGCGCAGTATACGAATTCCTGACAAAACCGGAAAGCGACGAGATATTTTCAAAATCCAGGTTGCTCAAGGAGGGAAGGCTTATTGAAGAGTTCATGAGGGACCTGAAATTGGGAGAGAAAGCTGCTTACGGCTATGAAACAGTGCTGAAATCAATTGAAGCAGGGGCCGCAGATAAACTCATGATTACTGAAGAGGAATTTAGAAAGGAAAGATCACGTATTGTGCTTGATGGCGCCACACATTCAGGATGCTCAATACATATCTTCAGCTCGGAGACAGAGGCAGGAAGGCTAGTAAGGAGCTTTGGCGGGTACTGTGCCATACTTCGGTACTGA
- a CDS encoding ABC transporter ATP-binding protein, whose translation MDIQVTGLSKTYYGGNLALDEVTFNLSHNGIFSLIGKNGAGKTTLIRVLSTQLMPSAGKASVNGYDVIKQAREIRELIAAVPQEARAVPWMTPLQTITSYLMWRGYTHSTSLNMGKDTLRMLGLEDQEKQKNRNLSGGQKRKVLVATALASEATLIFMDEPTTGLDFISRKELWGILRALKKDRLIVLTTHYLEEAEELGDIIGVMNHGRLVGFGTLEELRGLTKFPLSIRIFSGNYVVGELDGEAKALPNNVTQVYTTEDGANGIVNDLLSKHIKFTVQEISLNTIFETLVNGDEEGE comes from the coding sequence GTGGATATTCAGGTAACCGGTCTCTCAAAGACCTATTACGGGGGTAACCTTGCACTGGATGAGGTAACCTTCAACTTAAGTCATAATGGCATCTTCTCGCTAATAGGTAAAAACGGAGCAGGCAAAACAACCCTGATACGGGTGTTGTCCACCCAACTGATGCCTAGTGCTGGAAAAGCCAGCGTAAATGGCTATGACGTAATCAAGCAGGCAAGGGAAATCAGGGAACTAATAGCTGCTGTGCCGCAGGAGGCAAGGGCTGTTCCCTGGATGACTCCCCTGCAAACCATAACCTCATATCTTATGTGGAGGGGCTATACTCATTCCACCTCATTAAATATGGGAAAAGACACGCTCAGGATGCTGGGTTTGGAAGATCAGGAAAAACAGAAGAACAGAAACCTTTCTGGCGGGCAGAAAAGAAAGGTTTTGGTTGCAACGGCACTCGCCAGCGAAGCAACGCTCATATTCATGGATGAGCCTACCACAGGCCTGGATTTTATTTCAAGGAAAGAATTGTGGGGAATCCTCAGGGCCCTTAAGAAGGATAGACTCATTGTTCTCACAACACATTATCTGGAGGAAGCAGAGGAACTGGGAGACATAATTGGGGTAATGAACCATGGCAGATTGGTGGGATTTGGCACGCTTGAGGAACTTAGGGGGCTGACAAAATTTCCACTGAGCATACGGATCTTTTCAGGAAACTATGTAGTCGGGGAACTGGATGGGGAAGCCAAAGCACTCCCAAACAATGTTACGCAAGTTTATACCACTGAGGATGGGGCAAATGGAATCGTCAATGATCTGCTATCAAAACATATCAAGTTTACAGTTCAGGAAATATCACTCAATACGATATTTGAGACTCTGGTAAATGGGGATGAAGAGGGTGAATAG
- a CDS encoding ABC transporter permease, with the protein MKRVNRSRGSQLYASILVNSVYAMLNYPVTLISTLLAPLSILAVVTFASKGTLLPVAAEGALIMTMVTSGTAMQGDLSHLKNDMRLQDMVVSSPTGPGIYVFGMALSEIVYSIPTLSLLVIFNVLFVKTDVAGAFIIFFDMVTIFAFSISLGFLLSTLSSDIVQSWAFSGILSPILTTIPPVYYPISYIPIPYRYLAYISPTTYAAQIAQNAVGFQSLSVATVLLYWLILVGITVVITYLALKRSRWREI; encoded by the coding sequence ATGAAGAGGGTGAATAGAAGCAGGGGTAGCCAACTTTATGCTTCGATTCTTGTCAATTCCGTATACGCCATGCTTAACTATCCCGTCACACTGATCAGCACGCTTCTGGCGCCATTGTCTATCCTGGCAGTTGTGACATTCGCAAGCAAAGGGACATTGTTGCCTGTTGCCGCCGAAGGAGCGTTGATAATGACAATGGTAACGAGCGGTACTGCAATGCAGGGTGACTTATCTCACCTGAAGAACGACATGAGGCTCCAGGATATGGTTGTCAGTTCACCAACCGGCCCTGGCATTTACGTGTTTGGAATGGCACTGTCGGAAATTGTTTATTCCATACCGACGCTTTCCCTGCTGGTAATATTCAATGTACTGTTCGTAAAAACTGACGTGGCTGGTGCCTTCATTATATTCTTTGACATGGTTACAATTTTCGCGTTCTCAATTTCACTTGGTTTTCTCCTATCCACTCTATCATCTGACATAGTCCAGAGCTGGGCTTTTTCAGGAATACTCTCACCTATACTTACCACGATCCCGCCCGTTTATTACCCAATATCATATATTCCCATACCGTACAGGTATCTGGCATATATTTCTCCAACAACATACGCAGCCCAGATAGCCCAGAACGCAGTTGGATTCCAGAGTCTCTCTGTGGCTACAGTTTTACTCTACTGGCTCATACTGGTAGGTATCACCGTTGTGATAACGTACCTTGCTCTCAAGCGATCGAGATGGAGAGAAATCTGA
- a CDS encoding homoserine kinase, with the protein MKECSTVSFSSSANLGPGFDTLAIAHTAFSDRITVYPLDHGSEKRIAVDCEGIAGDPLANTAGRAAGALLDETGIRDAIKIVIHKGVPYGLGLGSSGSSAAGAVKAINELFSLDLPLNDLVRFAMEGERASSGSPHADNVSASLFGEIAFVQSTSPVKVRKFSMDERIKILLLIPKIHIAEKTRKAREMVPHSVTLEDHIQNSRRLSGLIMGLQNGDRDLIAESMHDDIVEKARLPMFPFYPEVKEMSLKNGAISVSVSGAGPSILEFTDSRTDIRSIISKAESIFARTGVPFTYCKCDIAGGAFVE; encoded by the coding sequence ATGAAAGAATGCAGTACCGTTTCCTTTTCATCCTCAGCCAATCTTGGACCAGGTTTTGATACGTTGGCCATTGCACATACAGCTTTCTCTGACAGGATCACAGTTTATCCGCTTGACCATGGGTCTGAAAAAAGGATCGCCGTTGATTGCGAAGGTATTGCCGGGGATCCCCTCGCCAATACGGCTGGCAGGGCGGCTGGAGCATTACTGGATGAAACAGGAATAAGAGACGCGATTAAAATAGTGATCCACAAGGGTGTACCGTACGGCCTGGGTCTGGGGAGCAGTGGATCTTCCGCGGCTGGAGCAGTGAAAGCAATTAATGAATTGTTCAGCCTTGATCTCCCGTTGAACGACCTTGTCAGGTTTGCGATGGAAGGAGAACGTGCATCTTCAGGTTCTCCGCATGCGGACAATGTCTCGGCGAGCCTGTTTGGGGAAATTGCCTTTGTGCAATCAACATCTCCAGTCAAGGTCAGGAAATTTTCCATGGATGAGCGGATCAAGATACTGTTGCTGATCCCCAAGATACATATTGCCGAAAAGACCAGAAAGGCTAGGGAGATGGTCCCTCACAGCGTAACGCTGGAAGACCATATACAGAATTCAAGGAGGTTGTCTGGATTAATCATGGGGCTGCAAAACGGAGATCGTGACCTTATCGCGGAAAGTATGCACGATGATATTGTGGAGAAGGCAAGGCTCCCTATGTTCCCTTTCTATCCGGAAGTGAAGGAAATGTCTCTCAAGAACGGTGCCATAAGCGTTTCCGTGAGCGGCGCTGGGCCAAGCATTTTGGAATTCACAGACTCACGGACAGACATCAGATCAATTATAAGTAAAGCTGAATCTATATTTGCCAGGACTGGGGTGCCATTTACATACTGCAAGTGCGATATAGCTGGAGGTGCCTTCGTTGAATGA
- a CDS encoding PLP-dependent transferase, with the protein MNDNTRYVSGKIEKQFGSLSFPIYQTSAYLMPLGERYRYSRESNPTVEALSERIANLEGAESGLSFSSGMGAVTTTLLAHLKPGSRIIVPRDLFARTYKFATSFLSRWNVSVRIVDPGSDNMISEIEKGADVVFFESITNPILRVNDIPAISRSAKKAGCMVMVDSTLATPVNQNPLALGADVVIHSASKFIAGHNDVIAGLAAGNEIAVQKVDDLRRTLGTSLDPNTAFLVMRGITTLKVRMDAINRSAFEVSRWISDHKLVSEVMYPGLADHPDHSFSGNILRGFGGVVSFRVKNAKGKEEKFMENLHHCIPANTLGGSQTTISHPFTMSHRGLSVEEKERIGITSDLFRLSVGLEDIADLMNDLDYAMRKIQD; encoded by the coding sequence TTGAATGACAATACTAGGTACGTAAGCGGGAAAATTGAAAAACAATTTGGTTCGTTATCATTCCCAATATACCAGACAAGCGCATACCTGATGCCACTTGGGGAAAGATACAGGTATTCAAGGGAATCAAACCCCACGGTAGAAGCTCTCTCTGAAAGGATAGCCAACCTCGAGGGTGCTGAATCGGGCCTGTCGTTCTCTTCCGGAATGGGCGCAGTTACCACTACCCTCCTAGCTCATCTCAAGCCGGGATCCAGGATTATTGTCCCGAGGGATCTGTTTGCAAGGACGTACAAATTTGCTACCAGTTTTCTATCTAGGTGGAATGTATCTGTCAGAATCGTGGATCCCGGCAGCGATAACATGATTTCAGAAATTGAAAAAGGTGCGGATGTAGTTTTCTTCGAGAGCATAACCAACCCCATTCTCCGTGTTAACGACATCCCAGCAATATCCAGGTCCGCAAAAAAAGCGGGATGCATGGTCATGGTCGATTCCACACTTGCGACACCTGTGAACCAGAACCCGCTTGCCCTTGGCGCAGACGTTGTAATTCACAGTGCATCTAAGTTCATAGCAGGCCACAATGACGTTATAGCCGGGCTTGCTGCTGGAAATGAGATTGCTGTCCAGAAGGTGGATGATCTGAGGCGCACACTGGGAACTTCGTTGGATCCAAACACGGCATTCCTCGTAATGAGGGGAATCACAACTCTCAAGGTCAGGATGGACGCCATAAATCGTTCTGCCTTTGAAGTATCCAGGTGGATATCGGATCATAAGCTGGTATCTGAGGTCATGTATCCGGGCCTTGCTGATCATCCCGATCACTCTTTTTCAGGGAATATACTAAGGGGGTTTGGAGGCGTTGTATCTTTCCGGGTAAAGAATGCAAAGGGAAAAGAAGAAAAATTCATGGAGAATCTTCACCACTGCATTCCGGCAAACACACTTGGCGGATCGCAGACAACTATTTCCCACCCATTTACCATGTCTCATCGTGGCCTCTCTGTCGAAGAAAAGGAGAGAATCGGTATAACGAGTGACCTGTTTCGGCTTTCTGTCGGTCTTGAGGATATAGCTGATCTAATGAACGATCTCGATTATGCAATGAGAAAAATACAGGATTGA
- a CDS encoding alpha/beta hydrolase — translation MINETIVNLGGSKVFYRSRIQPGNKVSIILLHGRSFTSEIWIDSGAFEKFAELGMNIYAPDYPGFGNSTDDNLYKFSRNFKNSSKFVFDFASKLGLDQFMLMGASMGGGIALRTIIDYPELVSSAIVVGAAGVGAMRDELAKIGSPLLIIWGENDDVIKKDDGVMLKGLVRNSDLEIIDGATHAAYLDNPQGFFDKVASFVERQKSVSSAKA, via the coding sequence ATGATAAACGAGACCATCGTGAACCTGGGTGGTTCAAAAGTTTTCTACAGATCAAGGATTCAGCCAGGAAATAAGGTATCCATAATCCTGCTACACGGAAGAAGCTTTACTTCAGAAATCTGGATTGATTCAGGGGCATTTGAAAAATTCGCGGAACTTGGTATGAACATATACGCGCCAGACTATCCCGGTTTTGGAAATTCCACGGATGATAATTTATATAAATTTTCCAGGAACTTTAAGAATTCGTCTAAATTTGTTTTCGACTTTGCCAGCAAACTCGGACTAGACCAGTTTATGCTTATGGGAGCTTCTATGGGTGGCGGAATAGCGCTCAGGACAATAATAGACTATCCGGAACTTGTCTCCAGTGCGATAGTTGTTGGCGCCGCCGGCGTTGGTGCCATGAGGGATGAACTTGCGAAGATCGGGTCACCGCTCTTAATAATCTGGGGTGAAAACGACGATGTTATCAAGAAAGATGACGGAGTTATGCTAAAGGGGCTAGTCAGGAATTCTGATCTTGAGATAATAGATGGTGCGACCCATGCTGCTTATCTGGATAACCCTCAGGGTTTCTTCGATAAAGTCGCTTCCTTTGTGGAGAGACAGAAGAGCGTTTCATCGGCGAAAGCCTGA